From the Selenomonas sp. oral taxon 920 genome, the window TTGCGGCGATTCTCTGCCTCGTCCTGCTTTACTTTTGGGGCAACGGTGCGCTTGCCGTAACAGCTCCCGTCGAGGTGAACTATGCACAGACGGCAAAGGAGATGCTGGCGGCGGGGGACTGGCTCTCGCCGCAGATCTATGGGAACTACTGGTACGACAAGCCGATTTTCTTTTATTGGGAACTCCTTGCGGCATTCTCCCTGTTTGGCGTGACGGATTTTGCCGCACGCTTCTTTCCTGCGCTTTTTGCTGCAGGGGGACTGTGTCTGACCTATGCCTTTGCACGTCGGATCTACGATGAGCGAACGGCGTTCTGGTCGGCGATCATCCTTGGGACGGGCGTGCTCTATTCGGTGCTTGCAAAGCTTATCCTCACGGATATGAGCCTCTTTGTCTTCTTCGGCGGGACACTCGGCGCGTTCTTTCTCGGATACTACGAGGGGCGGCGGAAATACTTCTACATCGCTTACGCCTGTGCGGGACTCGGTGTCCTCACGAAGGGGCCGATCGGCTTCCTCCTGCCGGGGCTTGTCATCCTCGTCTTCCTGCTTATGCGGCGCGATCTCGCGGCGCTCGGACGCATTGCGCTCCCCACGGGTTTCCTCGTCTTTGCAGCGGTCTGCGCACCGTGGTACATTTATATGTATTTTGTGCACGGCGCGGAGTTCGTAAACACCTTCCTCGGGATTCACAATGTTCTGCGTGCAACGGTGTCTGAGCACGCACAGTGGGATGTCTGGTATTTCTATCTCGGCATCTACTTCCTCGGGATGTTCCCATGGAGCTTTGCACTGCCGCTAGCACTCTACCGTGCATGGCGGGTGCGCCCCTTCATAGATGTGCGCACGCAATTTCTGCTGGCGTGGGCGATTGTCGTGCCCGTGTTCTTCCAGTTTATGGCGACAAAGTATCCGACGTACAGTTTCCCCGCCTTTTTGCCGACGGCGATCCTCACGGCACGCCTTCTCGTGCACAATAATCAGCGTCTGCTGAAAGCGGGGACAATCCTCGGGATGGGGCTGTATCTCGCCGTGGTCTTTATCGTGACGAACTACTCTGAACGTGACGGGCATTTCAGCGGCAAGGGGGCGGCGGCGATCATCTCTCAGACGATGAAGGAGGATGACCTGCTCGTCTGCTGCGGCGACTACACGGCGACGGTTCCGTACTATACGGGCCATATGATGTACGAACTCGCGACGCGTGAGGAGATCGCCGCACGCGCGCCGAAGGAGATGAGTTGGAACAGCAAGAATGTCATGCCGTTCCTCCCCATCGACGAGCTGCCGTACGATCGGACCGTGTATCTCGTCTTAGAG encodes:
- a CDS encoding ArnT family glycosyltransferase; the encoded protein is MNERISTIAAILCLVLLYFWGNGALAVTAPVEVNYAQTAKEMLAAGDWLSPQIYGNYWYDKPIFFYWELLAAFSLFGVTDFAARFFPALFAAGGLCLTYAFARRIYDERTAFWSAIILGTGVLYSVLAKLILTDMSLFVFFGGTLGAFFLGYYEGRRKYFYIAYACAGLGVLTKGPIGFLLPGLVILVFLLMRRDLAALGRIALPTGFLVFAAVCAPWYIYMYFVHGAEFVNTFLGIHNVLRATVSEHAQWDVWYFYLGIYFLGMFPWSFALPLALYRAWRVRPFIDVRTQFLLAWAIVVPVFFQFMATKYPTYSFPAFLPTAILTARLLVHNNQRLLKAGTILGMGLYLAVVFIVTNYSERDGHFSGKGAAAIISQTMKEDDLLVCCGDYTATVPYYTGHMMYELATREEIAARAPKEMSWNSKNVMPFLPIDELPYDRTVYLVLERHAFDAFEEIFTGQNWEELGVLPAEGKAKLRVYRRAAEIR